From one Polyangia bacterium genomic stretch:
- a CDS encoding Spy/CpxP family protein refolding chaperone translates to MSISTLLRSVAIAALLAPSIGFAQSAAPAAVAPLGSATPSATTQAAVDQRIRILQSQLGITEAQMPLWSAFAQAMRDNAASTDALFSQRAASVSAMSATDNMHSYAQIARAYADNTERLATAFDSLYASLSDTQKQAADTLFRQQATAAAHPRTRR, encoded by the coding sequence ATGTCCATCTCAACCCTTCTACGCAGTGTCGCTATAGCGGCCTTGCTTGCCCCTTCGATCGGCTTCGCGCAGTCGGCAGCGCCTGCGGCGGTGGCGCCATTAGGCTCGGCGACGCCTTCCGCCACAACCCAAGCTGCCGTTGACCAGCGGATTCGGATATTGCAGTCGCAACTCGGGATCACCGAGGCGCAGATGCCCCTCTGGTCGGCATTTGCTCAGGCGATGCGCGACAATGCGGCGAGCACGGATGCGCTCTTCAGCCAGCGCGCCGCCAGCGTCTCGGCGATGAGCGCGACCGACAACATGCACTCCTACGCACAGATCGCGCGCGCATACGCCGACAACACTGAGCGCCTCGCGACCGCTTTCGACAGTCTTTATGCGAGCCTCTCGGACACCCAAAAGCAAGCGGCCGATACGCTGTTCCGTCAACAGGCGACCGCCGCCGCCCACCCGCGGACCCGGCGTTGA